DNA sequence from the Gammaproteobacteria bacterium genome:
AAGGGCAAGACCCTGACGGAAGCGGGGGAGATCAAGAACACGCAGATCGCGGAAGAGCTGGCGCTGCCGCCGGTGAAGATCCACTGCTCGGTACTGGCGGAGGACGCCATCAAGGCGGCCATCCACGACTACCAGAGCAAACACGAGGCAACTCCCGAGCAGAAAACGGCCTGACGGATCAGGTCTCTGCCGGAGTCAGTGGGGGCGGCCCAGCCATCGGGCCGCCTTTTTTTATGGCCGGCTTAATGCTCGAGCCGCAGGGCGGCGATGCGCCGCTTGAGTTCCGCGATGGCCGTGTCATTGGCGGCATGGCCGTAGCGGGCCTGGACGTACAGGTCGTTGATGGCACGCAGCGCCTGTGCCGATGCGGGCAGTTGCCGGCTGGCCCGCCGGATGAAATCGGTCGGGCCCTCGTAAGGCTGGCGCTGGATGTCCAGTCGGGCCAGGCGCTGCAGCAAACCGGCGTAGACTCGCTCAAGTGGTGTGCGGCGCGCGGGCCGGTTGCGCCAGGCGAAGATGCCGGCGTAGAGGGTTAGCAGCAACGCGAGTCCTGCCACCATGCCGCCGATCAGCGCGGCCGGGCCGTAGCCGGCCAGGCCGAGCCGCTCGAGCAGCTCGCGCTGCTTTTCCGGACCGAAGGCGACCACCCAGTCGTTCCAGTAGAAATTGACGCTGTCCCACACCATGCTGAGCCGGTTCATCAGCGAGGTGCGGTAGTCCTGACGCAGGAAAGAGGGCACGTTGGCCGCATTGCCGAGCGCGCCGCCGATGCCTTCCGAAACGCGTTCCGGCGATACCGCGGCGGTCGGATCGACCCGCACCCAGCCGCGTCCTTTAAGCCAGACCTCCGCCCAGGCGTGCGCATCCGACTGGCGCACCAGCAGGTAATTGCCCAACGGATTGTACTCACCGCCCAGGTAGCCGGTGACCACCCGCGCCGGAATGCCCGCGGCGCGCATCAGCACCACGAAACTGCCGGCATAGTATTCGCAGAACCCGCTGCGGGTGCCGAACAGGAAGTCGTCTATCGGATCGCCCTGCAGCGGCGGCGGAGAAAGCGTGTAGCTGAAACCCTGGGTGTGGAAGTAGTTCAGTGCATCGCGCACCACCGCCGCGTCGTCGGACGCGGCCGCACGCCAGCGTCCGGCCAGGGCGCGGGCCCTGGGCGCGGCATTGCGCGGCA
Encoded proteins:
- a CDS encoding iron-sulfur cluster assembly scaffold protein; protein product: MAYSDKVIDHYENPRNVGSASSSLLTEWVKGKTLTEAGEIKNTQIAEELALPPVKIHCSVLAEDAIKAAIHDYQSKHEATPEQKTA